Proteins from a genomic interval of Spea bombifrons isolate aSpeBom1 chromosome 4, aSpeBom1.2.pri, whole genome shotgun sequence:
- the NDUFA2 gene encoding NADH dehydrogenase [ubiquinone] 1 alpha subcomplex subunit 2, whose product MAAAAVRSVGSKLSKNLKEIRIHLCQKSPGSQGVRDFIEQNYVELKKANPEFPILIRECSGIQPKLWARYAFGREANVPLNNLTADQVAKALETVASSKP is encoded by the exons ATGGCTGCCGCCGCAGTGCGAAGTGTTGGCTCGAAGCTGAGCAAGAATTTAAAGGAAATAAGGATCCATTTGTGCCAGAAGTCGCCGGGCAGCCAGGGAGTGAG AGACTTTATTGAACAGAATTACGTCGAATTGAAGAAAGCCAATCCAGAGTTTCCCATCTTGATAAGAGAATGCTCTGGAATTCAACCCAAGCTATGGGCCAGATACG CATTTGGAAGAGAAGCAAATGTTCCACTCAACAACCTCACAGCAGATCAAGTTGCAAAGGCTCTGGAAACTGTAGCTTCAAGTAAAccataa